The following proteins are co-located in the Paludibaculum fermentans genome:
- a CDS encoding PAS domain S-box protein, with the protein MPSNPHGASGSIRLSLILGGLILGIGATGYYYYATSRAEIRREVAGDLTSIAKEKATLISTWRGERIADASAAAAAAVLMPAVLNLLDGRATTADRASITTWMDALRGTYGYTHLAVADLTGHPLLQVGQTEASRTQFAAAANEAASSQAPVFRDFDASEKLQAPHVGVSAALRPVPGGEARGILLLEVDPETRLIPLIQIWPTSSPTAEAVLLRHEGTEVVLLTELRHQPGSKMLRTQVERFTGRNVRAVAGVPGTGEIFDYRGVPVVAAWRVVPGTNWIVGSKVDAAEVFAPLNNQARLLGLMLAALVLAVATTGIVIWRNQQAAHYEQQLESAKALRSATELLHAIVDSAPTAIMTLDPERVVTSWNRAAERVFGWSAEEIVGRQVPIVPAESEAAFRAQFQRVIDGETMERREVRRRRKDGTEIPLELTAAPLRSADGSTRGAVALLLDLSAQKQAEGSLQEIEDRWQFAVEGAEEGVWDWNVASGQVYYSRRWKEILGYLDDEISDSLEEWLSRIHPDDAERNLEAVQRHFRKEAPAYLFEYRARRKDGRYVWLVGRGKVIAWGEDGHPRRFVGTMVEVTQRKELEERLRQAQKMESVGRLAGGVAHDFNNHLTVIEGYSELLLAQLPPDSPYFTQVSEIRNAGQRAGMLTRQLLSFSRQQSPETRPLNLNEVIKDLEKMLRRLIRSDIELSTVLAPDVQTVRADPTQMQQVLMNLVVNARDALKDGGKLIIESSNVHLTDAYSAGQQPVKPGPYVLLTVSDTGCGMDEATVRQIFEPFFTTKGSGEGTGLGLCTVYSIVQQLGGWIWVYSEPGKGSTFKVYLPADGRPEQPDERAERPADALGTETILIAEDHDQVRAFSESVLRGLGYEVLTARDGEEALRVAAEHTGPLHLLLTDVAMPRMNGRDLARNLAAKKPGLKVLYISGYTANVIAQQDVVDEGLEFLPKPFTPDQLGEKVRSILGPPPEAK; encoded by the coding sequence ATGCCGTCCAATCCCCATGGCGCGAGTGGCAGCATTCGTCTATCCCTGATACTCGGCGGCTTGATCCTGGGCATTGGCGCGACGGGCTACTACTATTACGCCACCAGCAGGGCAGAGATCCGCCGGGAAGTGGCAGGAGACCTGACGTCCATCGCCAAGGAAAAGGCGACGCTGATATCAACGTGGCGCGGGGAACGGATTGCGGATGCCTCTGCGGCGGCGGCGGCGGCCGTGCTGATGCCGGCGGTGCTCAATCTGCTGGACGGGAGAGCGACCACGGCGGACCGCGCCTCCATCACCACGTGGATGGACGCCTTGCGCGGCACCTATGGCTACACGCACCTGGCCGTGGCGGACCTGACCGGACATCCTCTGTTGCAAGTGGGCCAGACGGAGGCGTCCCGCACGCAATTCGCGGCGGCGGCGAACGAGGCGGCTTCGTCGCAGGCTCCGGTGTTCCGGGATTTCGATGCGTCGGAGAAGCTCCAAGCGCCGCATGTCGGAGTGAGTGCGGCACTGCGCCCGGTACCGGGTGGAGAGGCGCGTGGCATTCTGCTGCTGGAAGTGGACCCCGAGACGAGGCTGATTCCGCTGATCCAAATCTGGCCCACGTCGAGCCCGACGGCCGAGGCGGTGCTGCTGCGGCACGAGGGCACGGAAGTAGTGCTGCTGACAGAACTGCGTCACCAACCAGGCAGCAAGATGCTGAGGACGCAGGTGGAGCGGTTCACCGGCCGGAATGTGAGGGCGGTGGCGGGCGTACCGGGAACGGGCGAGATCTTCGACTATCGGGGCGTACCGGTGGTGGCGGCGTGGCGGGTGGTGCCGGGCACGAACTGGATCGTCGGCAGCAAGGTGGATGCGGCGGAGGTATTTGCGCCGCTGAACAACCAGGCACGGCTGCTGGGCCTGATGCTGGCCGCCCTGGTGCTGGCTGTGGCCACGACGGGCATCGTGATCTGGAGAAACCAGCAGGCAGCCCATTACGAGCAGCAGTTGGAGTCGGCCAAGGCGCTGCGGTCAGCAACGGAGCTGCTGCATGCGATTGTGGATTCGGCGCCGACGGCGATCATGACCCTGGACCCGGAGCGTGTGGTCACGAGTTGGAACCGGGCGGCGGAGCGAGTGTTTGGCTGGAGCGCCGAGGAGATCGTGGGCCGTCAAGTTCCCATCGTGCCGGCGGAGTCGGAGGCGGCGTTTCGAGCCCAGTTTCAGCGAGTGATTGACGGGGAGACGATGGAGCGCCGGGAAGTGCGCCGCAGGAGGAAAGACGGAACCGAGATTCCGCTGGAACTGACGGCGGCGCCACTGAGGAGCGCGGATGGTTCGACGAGGGGGGCCGTGGCGCTGCTGTTGGACCTGAGCGCGCAGAAGCAGGCCGAGGGTTCGCTGCAGGAGATCGAAGACCGCTGGCAGTTTGCCGTTGAAGGAGCGGAGGAGGGTGTCTGGGATTGGAACGTCGCGAGCGGGCAGGTGTACTACTCCCGGCGATGGAAGGAGATTCTCGGCTATCTGGACGATGAGATCTCCGATTCCCTGGAGGAGTGGCTCAGCCGCATCCATCCGGATGATGCGGAGCGGAACCTGGAGGCTGTGCAGCGCCATTTCCGGAAGGAGGCGCCGGCCTACCTCTTCGAATACAGGGCCCGGCGGAAGGATGGCCGGTATGTCTGGCTGGTGGGCCGGGGCAAGGTGATTGCGTGGGGTGAGGATGGGCACCCGCGGCGCTTCGTCGGGACGATGGTGGAGGTGACCCAGCGCAAGGAGTTGGAGGAGCGGCTGCGGCAGGCACAGAAGATGGAAAGCGTAGGCCGCCTGGCCGGAGGGGTGGCGCACGACTTCAACAACCATCTGACGGTAATCGAAGGCTACTCGGAGCTGCTGCTGGCGCAACTGCCGCCGGATAGTCCGTATTTCACCCAGGTGAGCGAGATCCGGAATGCGGGGCAGCGCGCGGGCATGCTGACGAGGCAATTGCTGTCGTTCAGCCGTCAACAGTCGCCCGAGACGCGCCCATTGAATCTCAACGAAGTGATCAAGGACCTGGAGAAGATGCTGCGGCGGCTGATCCGGTCGGACATCGAACTGAGCACGGTGCTGGCACCGGACGTGCAGACCGTGCGGGCCGATCCCACACAGATGCAGCAGGTGCTGATGAACCTGGTCGTCAATGCGCGGGACGCCCTGAAGGATGGCGGGAAGCTGATTATTGAATCCAGCAATGTGCACCTGACGGATGCGTATAGCGCGGGGCAGCAACCGGTAAAGCCGGGACCTTACGTACTGCTGACGGTGAGCGACACGGGCTGCGGCATGGACGAGGCGACGGTCCGCCAGATCTTCGAGCCGTTCTTTACGACGAAAGGGAGCGGCGAGGGCACCGGGCTTGGCCTGTGCACGGTGTACAGCATTGTGCAGCAGTTGGGCGGCTGGATCTGGGTGTATAGCGAACCAGGCAAGGGCAGCACGTTCAAGGTCTATCTGCCGGCGGACGGACGCCCCGAGCAGCCGGATGAGCGGGCGGAGCGCCCGGCGGACGCGTTGGGGACAGAGACGATCCTGATTGCGGAGGATCACGACCAGGTGCGGGCGTTCAGTGAGTCTGTGCTGCGCGGGCTGGGGTATGAAGTATTGACGGCGCGCGATGGGGAAGAGGCCCTGCGGGTGGCGGCGGAGCACACGGGTCCGCTGCATCTGTTGTTGACCGATGTGGCGATGCCGCGAATGAACGGGCGGGACTTGGCGCGGAATCTGGCGGCGAAGAAGCCGGGACTGAAAGTGCTGTACATTTCCGGCTACACGGCCAACGTGATCGCACAGCAGGATGTGGTGGACGAGGGGTTGGAGTTTCTGCCGAAGCCATTTACTCCGGATCAACTGGGGGAAAAGGTACGGTCGATTCTCGGGCCGCCGCCGGAGGCGAAATAG
- a CDS encoding orotate phosphoribosyltransferase produces MQLIPTEDEVVAVLRETGALRSGHFQYPNGLHSDRYLQVALAMRHYDVSKMLSVALTRKLRAHTDIRAMIGELSVVAPATAGLPVAFGVCEALRAKQVYWAERGEDGGPMRFRPYLEPAPGDKVLLVDDVLRSGRKLTELKALIESKGAKVVGLAVVVYQPNPETPNFGNLPFYYLAKLDAMYYWDSAEAAEKTTISGTVETVWT; encoded by the coding sequence ATGCAACTGATTCCTACTGAAGATGAAGTCGTCGCCGTGTTGCGAGAGACGGGCGCCCTCCGTTCGGGCCATTTCCAGTATCCCAACGGACTGCATTCCGACCGGTACCTGCAGGTGGCGCTGGCCATGCGCCACTATGACGTGTCGAAGATGCTGAGTGTGGCATTGACCCGGAAGCTGAGAGCGCATACGGACATTCGGGCGATGATCGGCGAACTGTCCGTGGTGGCGCCGGCGACCGCCGGGCTGCCGGTGGCCTTCGGCGTGTGCGAAGCGCTGCGGGCGAAGCAGGTGTACTGGGCCGAACGCGGAGAAGATGGCGGGCCGATGCGCTTCCGTCCGTACCTGGAACCGGCGCCGGGCGACAAGGTGCTGCTGGTGGATGACGTGCTGCGTAGCGGGCGAAAGCTGACTGAGCTCAAGGCGCTGATCGAATCGAAGGGTGCGAAGGTGGTGGGCCTGGCGGTGGTGGTCTACCAGCCGAATCCGGAGACGCCGAATTTCGGCAACCTGCCTTTTTACTACCTGGCCAAGCTGGACGCGATGTACTACTGGGACTCGGCCGAGGCGGCGGAGAAGACCACGATTTCCGGCACTGTGGAGACGGTCTGGACTTAG
- a CDS encoding LolA-like protein yields the protein MQPIRTSQAQACRASEAGTKTLFLLPLIAVLHPSLSRAADESLPVILRNVAAKYASATDYSMRASTRSSAGSSEFTLAAARPHRCMLRQKSRTNGRFELLLIAGAGEAWGYQPQRKLYTKSGPEQGEEREELARVHHQYFGRFQDLDRLAARASSSGYGTVQTGGRSVRCLRVIVEATRDGGKEELWIDPERYLVLKTVARRQRPLPETGEVVTTSIWHECDLDHPADPSVFAFQPPPGARRTNTLEYR from the coding sequence GTGCAGCCGATCCGTACCAGTCAAGCTCAGGCGTGCCGGGCGAGCGAGGCCGGGACCAAGACCCTCTTCCTGCTTCCTTTGATCGCTGTTCTCCACCCCAGCCTGTCCCGTGCTGCTGACGAGTCCCTGCCTGTCATCCTGAGAAACGTGGCGGCCAAGTATGCAAGTGCCACTGACTACAGCATGCGTGCCAGCACCCGTTCCAGCGCGGGCTCCTCCGAGTTCACGCTCGCCGCCGCGCGTCCTCATCGCTGCATGCTGCGCCAGAAGTCGCGAACGAACGGGCGCTTCGAGCTCCTGCTCATCGCCGGAGCCGGCGAGGCCTGGGGCTACCAACCGCAGCGGAAGCTCTACACGAAGTCAGGCCCGGAGCAGGGCGAGGAACGGGAGGAGCTGGCCCGGGTCCACCATCAGTATTTCGGGCGTTTCCAAGACCTCGACCGCCTGGCCGCCAGGGCAAGCTCATCCGGCTACGGCACCGTGCAGACCGGAGGCCGCAGCGTCCGCTGCCTTCGAGTGATTGTGGAGGCCACCAGGGATGGTGGGAAAGAAGAACTCTGGATCGATCCCGAACGCTACCTGGTGCTGAAGACCGTAGCCCGTCGCCAACGTCCATTGCCCGAAACCGGAGAAGTGGTGACGACCTCCATCTGGCACGAGTGCGATCTTGACCACCCAGCCGACCCCAGCGTCTTTGCGTTCCAACCACCGCCGGGCGCCCGCCGCACGAACACCCTGGAATACCGCTGA
- a CDS encoding fused MFS/spermidine synthase gives MQSTEVQASPARAWWPLALYALTGFTGVLAEQGFEKYVALLVGATVFSSAIVIFAYFLGFALGAGGVARLQQKWNIRHPLRIYGALELAIGLSAVAFSYGFHPLVDLLGPLQSTAQGTLMRMVVRFTFGASLVLPTAVLMGASFPLIAMAVDPRNENSGRRWVRAYASNLIGAVTAALSGAFLVMPVLGVRGCMWLCAGLGAVVCALTFLLPQEDTSAARAQAARFEGRQPVQHGWLLLTAAFVSGLVFFALEVIWTHLIGNLLGSSIYAFSSMLGLVLIGLLIGSLRAGRLRDAGRPIVFSRLFQVSAVLLLVQFRLWDYSQLAFGVQLPDGFRNFYTVELYKLLIAAILIVPPSALLGTLFPALLRHPSLARQGGTYFVGYLNAANSIGCISGALASVFFFIPVLGSAWSLKTIALLLALSGLGLLWYEKPGRRALMRSTAILLLLGGYASTWSWDRRLLTSGMNVYFGNTPKEPEGPRPKVDARMIFFEEDAQGGLTTVIESKGVDFSRRVLFTNGKYEGSDDLRKQGSAQLGFAVIPSQFVGNFNRALLIGLGTGHSAHGLVRLGYADVDIAEYSPGIVHAAASWFGGRNGYVLNEPHVHLHVEDGRNVLLTARPSSYDLITLEVTSVWFAGATNLYSAEFYDLAKSRLNPEGVLQQWIQVHHISPREIASILGTLRARFRHVSFWLADGQGVVVASNRPHDLTPERRAYLDARLRTFSEVPENFLAELEKNMYDSRVLDTSGVDRLLSSAKPVINTDHNRWLEYATPRYNWTDDNWPSINLAWLRSFAASNAAALRPSRDR, from the coding sequence ATGCAGTCCACTGAAGTGCAGGCCAGTCCGGCCCGCGCGTGGTGGCCGTTGGCGTTGTATGCCCTCACCGGTTTCACCGGAGTCCTCGCCGAACAGGGCTTTGAAAAGTACGTCGCCCTACTCGTCGGCGCCACCGTTTTCTCTTCCGCCATCGTCATCTTCGCTTACTTCCTGGGTTTCGCCCTGGGCGCGGGCGGCGTAGCCCGGCTGCAGCAGAAGTGGAACATCCGCCACCCGCTTCGCATCTACGGAGCGCTGGAACTCGCCATCGGCCTCTCGGCCGTCGCTTTCAGCTACGGCTTCCATCCCCTGGTTGATTTGCTGGGTCCGCTGCAGAGCACGGCACAGGGAACCCTCATGCGCATGGTGGTGCGATTTACCTTCGGCGCCAGCCTGGTGCTGCCCACCGCCGTCCTGATGGGTGCGTCGTTTCCCCTCATCGCGATGGCCGTCGATCCGCGCAACGAGAATTCCGGCCGCCGCTGGGTCCGGGCCTATGCCTCGAATCTGATCGGAGCCGTGACCGCCGCCCTCAGCGGAGCCTTTCTCGTCATGCCCGTCCTCGGCGTCCGCGGCTGTATGTGGCTGTGTGCCGGCCTCGGCGCCGTCGTCTGCGCCCTGACGTTTCTGCTGCCCCAGGAAGACACCAGCGCCGCGCGCGCGCAGGCCGCCCGATTTGAGGGCCGTCAGCCCGTCCAGCACGGCTGGCTGCTGCTCACCGCCGCCTTCGTCTCCGGCTTGGTTTTCTTCGCGCTGGAGGTGATCTGGACCCACCTCATCGGCAACCTGCTCGGCTCCAGCATCTATGCGTTTTCTTCCATGCTGGGCCTGGTCCTGATCGGCCTGCTCATCGGCTCACTGCGCGCCGGACGCCTCCGCGACGCCGGCCGGCCCATCGTCTTCTCGCGCCTCTTTCAGGTCAGCGCCGTGCTCCTGCTGGTGCAGTTCCGCCTGTGGGACTATTCGCAGCTCGCCTTCGGCGTCCAACTGCCGGACGGGTTCCGGAACTTCTACACAGTCGAGCTTTACAAGCTGTTGATCGCCGCCATCCTCATTGTGCCGCCGTCCGCCCTCCTGGGTACGCTGTTTCCGGCCCTGCTGCGCCATCCGTCCCTTGCCCGCCAGGGCGGCACCTACTTCGTCGGCTACCTGAACGCCGCCAACTCAATCGGCTGCATCTCCGGCGCTCTCGCCTCGGTCTTCTTCTTCATTCCTGTCCTCGGATCGGCCTGGTCTCTCAAGACGATCGCCCTCCTGCTGGCGCTCTCCGGCCTGGGCCTGCTGTGGTATGAGAAGCCGGGCCGCCGGGCACTGATGCGCAGCACCGCGATCCTGTTGCTGCTGGGCGGCTACGCCTCCACCTGGAGCTGGGATCGCCGCCTGCTCACCAGCGGCATGAACGTTTACTTCGGCAACACGCCCAAGGAGCCCGAGGGACCGCGGCCAAAGGTTGATGCGCGCATGATCTTCTTCGAGGAGGATGCGCAGGGCGGGCTCACCACGGTGATTGAATCGAAGGGCGTGGACTTCTCCCGCCGCGTGCTGTTCACGAACGGTAAGTATGAGGGCTCGGACGATCTCCGCAAGCAGGGTTCGGCCCAGCTCGGTTTCGCCGTGATCCCTTCCCAGTTTGTGGGCAATTTCAACCGCGCGTTGCTCATCGGCCTGGGCACCGGCCACTCGGCGCACGGCCTGGTCCGGCTGGGATATGCCGATGTGGATATCGCCGAATACTCGCCGGGCATTGTACACGCCGCCGCGTCCTGGTTTGGCGGCCGGAACGGCTATGTGCTGAATGAGCCCCATGTGCACCTGCATGTGGAGGACGGCCGCAATGTCCTGCTCACCGCCCGCCCCAGCTCATACGACCTCATCACTCTCGAAGTGACAAGCGTCTGGTTTGCCGGCGCGACGAACCTCTACTCCGCCGAGTTCTACGATCTGGCGAAATCCCGCCTGAACCCGGAGGGCGTGCTGCAGCAGTGGATCCAGGTGCACCACATCAGCCCGCGTGAGATCGCGTCCATCCTGGGTACTCTTCGAGCCCGCTTCCGTCATGTCAGTTTCTGGCTGGCCGATGGCCAGGGCGTCGTCGTGGCCTCCAACCGGCCTCACGACCTCACGCCCGAGCGCCGGGCCTATCTCGATGCCCGCCTGAGAACCTTCAGCGAAGTGCCGGAGAACTTTCTCGCCGAGCTCGAGAAGAACATGTACGACTCGCGCGTGCTGGACACGAGTGGAGTCGACCGCCTGTTATCTTCCGCGAAGCCGGTGATCAACACGGATCACAACCGCTGGCTGGAGTACGCCACGCCCCGCTACAACTGGACCGACGACAACTGGCCGAGCATCAACCTGGCGTGGCTCCGCAGCTTTGCGGCGTCGAACGCGGCAGCGCTCAGACCGAGCCGCGATCGCTAG
- a CDS encoding glycoside hydrolase family 3 protein, with protein sequence MTRNSRLLLSALAPAILYLTTQAATPPKLGSRKAPLLTKDGLQFRDLNKNGTLEPYEDWRLPIEKRVADLVARMTPEEKAGLMIHSSLSGFTGPNGEVLGVPSTPGRGGPPRGTASNANRAFLGRANQNNVEPMGSANPNQLVVERNVRYILVRPNAGEPPEITAKFHNGLQELAEAGRLGIPIVFSTDPRHGTARPGAGKPVLSQWPDQLGLAAARDLELTRQFGQIAARELRAIGIQCLLGPMADTTTEPRWNRISGTFGEDANLNATLIKAIIEGFQGKQLGPESVMTVTKHFPGDGPVKDGYDGHNNYGKWTIYPGNQFDLHLIPFSAALEAGTGGMMGGYFIPVGKDTVAINFSKLMINGLLREKMGYQGLVVTDWLRNMPWGVEKLSEKDRQKMMVLAGVDQIGGDNDPSVILASVKDGGIPMTVLDTAARRILRPIFQLGLFENPYVDPDQAKTSVASEAYLAKGYEAQIRSTVLLKNAADILPAVSGKRIYVEGIAPEVAARYGTVVDDPKSADLAILRVATPATNYPYGGAFAMGFARGNSAPTPPPPVATYGITLAYGNAANWTVLEGIRKVAASGTPTVVIVNMDKPAILTEFIDSVAGALAAFGASDAAALDIVFGKAKPTGKLPFDMPSDMPSVMSQAADVPFDMDDPLFKFGFGLTYNR encoded by the coding sequence ATGACCCGGAACTCCCGTTTGCTCCTCAGCGCCCTGGCTCCTGCCATCCTTTACCTCACCACTCAGGCGGCCACCCCGCCCAAGCTTGGTTCGCGCAAAGCTCCGCTCCTCACTAAGGACGGCCTCCAGTTCCGGGATCTCAATAAAAACGGCACCCTCGAGCCCTATGAGGACTGGCGCCTGCCCATCGAGAAGCGCGTCGCTGATCTCGTCGCCCGCATGACGCCCGAAGAAAAGGCCGGGCTCATGATCCACTCCTCGCTCTCCGGGTTCACCGGGCCCAACGGCGAAGTCCTCGGTGTCCCGTCCACACCCGGTCGTGGCGGCCCGCCCCGCGGAACTGCTTCCAACGCCAATCGAGCATTCCTGGGCCGTGCCAATCAGAACAACGTCGAGCCCATGGGCAGCGCTAATCCCAACCAGTTGGTGGTCGAGCGCAATGTCCGCTACATCCTCGTTCGCCCCAATGCCGGCGAGCCGCCCGAGATCACGGCGAAGTTCCACAACGGACTGCAGGAACTCGCGGAGGCCGGCCGTCTCGGCATCCCCATCGTCTTCAGCACCGATCCGCGCCACGGCACCGCTCGCCCCGGAGCAGGCAAGCCCGTGCTCTCGCAATGGCCCGATCAGCTGGGACTCGCGGCCGCCCGTGACCTCGAACTCACGCGCCAGTTCGGCCAGATCGCCGCCCGTGAACTGCGCGCGATTGGCATTCAATGCCTGCTCGGTCCCATGGCCGACACCACCACCGAGCCCCGCTGGAATCGCATCAGCGGCACCTTCGGCGAGGACGCCAATTTGAACGCGACGCTCATCAAGGCGATCATTGAAGGCTTCCAGGGCAAGCAACTTGGCCCCGAAAGTGTCATGACGGTGACCAAGCATTTCCCGGGCGATGGTCCCGTGAAGGACGGCTACGACGGCCACAACAACTACGGCAAGTGGACGATTTACCCAGGCAACCAGTTTGACCTCCACCTGATTCCTTTCAGCGCCGCGCTCGAAGCAGGCACGGGCGGCATGATGGGCGGTTACTTCATCCCCGTCGGCAAGGACACCGTTGCCATCAACTTCTCCAAGCTCATGATCAATGGCCTGCTACGCGAGAAGATGGGCTACCAGGGGCTGGTCGTCACGGACTGGCTGCGCAACATGCCCTGGGGCGTCGAGAAGCTCTCTGAGAAGGACCGTCAGAAGATGATGGTGCTGGCGGGCGTGGACCAGATCGGCGGGGACAACGACCCTTCCGTGATCCTTGCCAGCGTGAAGGACGGCGGCATCCCCATGACCGTTCTCGATACCGCCGCGCGCCGCATCCTTCGCCCCATCTTCCAACTCGGCCTCTTTGAGAACCCCTACGTCGATCCCGACCAGGCCAAGACTTCCGTTGCCAGTGAGGCCTATCTGGCTAAGGGCTATGAAGCGCAGATTCGGTCTACCGTCCTGCTGAAGAACGCCGCCGACATCCTGCCCGCCGTCAGCGGCAAGCGGATCTATGTCGAAGGCATCGCACCCGAAGTGGCCGCGCGTTATGGCACTGTGGTCGACGACCCCAAGTCCGCTGACCTCGCCATCCTGCGGGTCGCCACTCCGGCCACCAACTATCCTTATGGCGGAGCCTTTGCCATGGGCTTCGCGCGTGGCAACTCGGCGCCCACCCCTCCTCCGCCGGTTGCGACCTACGGCATCACCCTGGCTTACGGCAACGCAGCAAACTGGACCGTGCTTGAAGGCATCCGCAAGGTGGCGGCTTCGGGGACGCCCACCGTGGTGATCGTGAACATGGATAAGCCCGCCATCCTGACGGAGTTCATCGACAGCGTCGCAGGAGCCCTCGCCGCCTTCGGAGCCAGCGATGCCGCCGCCCTGGATATCGTCTTCGGCAAGGCGAAACCCACCGGCAAGCTGCCGTTCGACATGCCCAGCGATATGCCGTCGGTGATGTCCCAGGCGGCCGACGTCCCGTTCGACATGGACGATCCGCTGTTCAAGTTCGGTTTCGGCCTGACGTACAACCGCTAA
- a CDS encoding sugar transferase, with translation MLIWLAFEAAYATRGRLPLERAFYLENSVKTLLIFACQLIWVLSGLWLGVYDTILRDRRRIALWNAFRQSVLGAAGVVFFQYAQRIDLSRPFIGLLFLYALAFLCILRLLTRLSAPAFFGADSSLRHLYVVGTGQTALRVGRLIEQSEPYGLRLLGFLGDSDGQVKLSRDYSISPLTRLPELLRTRVVDELVFAVTADKLPLMEETFLLCEEEGVRTRVHVDYFPHIHSRVGLERLEGEPMLTFAGAPHDEVRLLIKRVTDLAGASIALILLSPLLAVAALLVRLTSPGPILFRQVRCGLNGRKFSLYKFRTMVEDAEQQKAALEHLNVKKTNFKIPNDPRLTPLGKWLRKFSIDELPQLWNVLRGEMAIVGPRPAVPDEVDRYERWQRRRLRMRPGLTCLWALNGRDELDFDEVMRQDLAYIDQWSLSLDWSIILQTIPTVVLGKGAN, from the coding sequence TTGTTGATTTGGCTAGCCTTTGAGGCCGCGTATGCAACGCGCGGCCGGCTCCCACTGGAGCGGGCGTTCTATCTTGAGAACTCGGTTAAGACGCTGCTGATTTTCGCCTGCCAGCTCATATGGGTCCTGAGCGGCCTGTGGCTTGGGGTTTACGACACGATTCTTAGAGACCGGCGGCGGATTGCTTTGTGGAATGCCTTCCGGCAGAGCGTCCTGGGGGCAGCCGGAGTGGTCTTCTTTCAGTACGCACAGCGCATCGACCTGAGCCGGCCGTTTATTGGACTACTCTTCCTTTATGCCCTGGCCTTCCTTTGCATCCTGCGACTGCTGACGCGGCTTTCGGCGCCGGCATTCTTTGGAGCCGATTCTTCGCTGCGGCACCTATATGTTGTAGGGACGGGCCAGACGGCGCTCCGGGTGGGCCGGCTGATTGAGCAGAGTGAACCTTACGGCTTGCGGCTGCTGGGATTTCTGGGCGATTCGGATGGGCAGGTGAAGCTGTCGCGGGACTATTCCATTTCACCGTTGACCCGCCTACCCGAGCTGCTGCGGACCCGCGTAGTGGACGAACTGGTCTTCGCTGTGACGGCGGACAAGTTGCCCCTGATGGAAGAGACCTTCCTGCTGTGTGAGGAGGAGGGCGTGAGGACGCGCGTGCACGTCGACTACTTCCCGCACATTCACAGCCGGGTGGGCCTGGAACGGCTGGAAGGCGAGCCGATGCTGACTTTCGCCGGCGCGCCGCATGATGAAGTCCGGCTACTGATAAAGAGAGTCACCGATCTGGCCGGCGCGTCCATTGCCCTGATCCTGCTTTCCCCTCTCCTGGCCGTGGCCGCCCTGCTGGTGAGGCTCACTTCGCCGGGGCCGATTCTATTCCGGCAGGTGCGGTGCGGATTGAACGGGCGAAAGTTCTCGCTTTATAAGTTCAGGACCATGGTGGAGGATGCGGAGCAACAGAAGGCTGCGCTGGAACACCTGAACGTCAAGAAGACCAACTTCAAGATCCCCAATGATCCGCGGCTGACCCCGCTGGGCAAGTGGTTGAGGAAGTTCTCGATCGATGAGCTACCGCAGCTATGGAATGTTCTGCGCGGCGAGATGGCGATCGTGGGGCCGAGGCCGGCGGTACCGGACGAAGTGGACCGGTATGAACGATGGCAGCGCCGCCGGCTTCGCATGAGACCCGGCCTCACCTGCCTGTGGGCCCTGAACGGCCGCGACGAGTTGGATTTCGACGAAGTGATGCGCCAGGACCTGGCTTATATTGACCAGTGGTCGCTCAGCCTGGACTGGAGCATCATTCTGCAAACGATACCGACGGTCGTCCTGGGCAAAGGCGCCAACTAG